Genomic DNA from Magnolia sinica isolate HGM2019 chromosome 4, MsV1, whole genome shotgun sequence:
GCGTCCtatcagtctttttttttttaagagtaattttattttattttatttattattattatttttttacatacaTTGAAAATCTTGAAAGTTCATTGCCTGCAGCACCCGCCGCAAGATATCCATCCCAATGTCACCACATGACCCGTTTCAtggggcctatcatgatatgtgttatttatccacactgtccatctattttgtcagttcattttaggacacaaaACCGGAGATTATGGAAATCCAAAGctttaatggaccacaccacataaatagtggggattgagcagttaccattgaaaattcttagggacagcaaatgttttggatcaagcttatatttgtactttcccttcatccaggtttgtgtaatattatgaataggtcggatggaAAATGAAACATGACGAtgagccctagaaaggtttcaacagtgggtgttcaatcccacagttttctgtggtgtggtctacttgagcattggatctgcatcatttttgggcacatgaccTGAAATGAGCTGCAAAGACGGATGGACGGACAttgataagacacacacatcatgatggacacTACGGTGGGAGTGTgggggtgcgtgcgtgtgtgaaaataaaaaaataataataataaaataagttCAAAGTATTACAAGGCATTTTTGTATATTTGTAAACTATGAaaagatattttttttaaatttttttttaaaagaaaaaatcacgAGACCTGTACTCTTGACCTTCCTCTACTTAATAGATGTTTGAATCGTCGTaatctaccagagtatcaaatctcCCGTgtaacatggttttttttttttattttttttatttttaacacacgcacacgcacaccccacacactcacgctggtggaattttggtactcgaacctttgactggagttgaaactcccgagagtctaccacccgtgtGACATGGGTTAACTGGTTGTTTAAATCCCACCTTACCTGTAGCGAAGGCAgtccgggagttgaaactcctgagagtctaccacccgtgtAACATGGGTTAACTGGTTGTTTAAATCCCACCTTACTTGTAGCGAAGGCAGCACAAAAGTAAACAATAcaaacttcctctctctttcataaTCTCTAATGGCTACCATCCTtgcctttctcctctttctctccacATTTTCTACTGCAACAGCTCAACCAAAACATTTAAACATAACCATAGATTCTTATATCTCTGCCACAACCCACTCCACTTCATGGAGCTCACCTTCTGGTCTATTCTCTTTCGGTTTCTACCGTGAAGGCGCCGGCTTCAGAGTCGGAATATGGTTGGAGACAAGTCCAAACAAGACAATCGTATGGACCGCGAACCAGGATGACCCGCCTGTTTCCGGAAACAGTACATTGGTCTTAATGAAGAAAGGTTTCTCTCTACGAACGGCAGGAGCCCAAGATAAGTTCTTTCCAAGTGAATTCTCATCCCGATATTTCTTGTCCTCAGTTTCGATGCTTGATTCAGGAAACTTGGTTCTCTACAATTCCGATTACGAAATCGTTTGGGAAAGCTTCGATCATCCAACTGACACCATCTTAGGGGGCCAATCCCTTCGGACAGGGAATCAACTGTTTTCAAGCGCATCAGAAACTGACCATTCGATTGGACGCTTTCAGCTGAGCATGCAATCAGACGGAAACCTTGTCTTGTACCCGAAAAATCACACTACTTCTACTTCTATTGATGCATATTGGGCAGCAGCGACTAATCAAGAAGAGAGCATCAGCCTACATCTCTACCCAGATGGCTTCATGTACCTAGTCAATGATACtggatataataaaaatttccTGAAAAGAGGCGCCGTTGCTAACAACGGAACTGTCATCTACCGTGCGACCATAGACGTTGATGGTATTTTCCGCTTGTATTCCCATAGATTCACACGGAACAGTATCTCAACAACGATGATTGAAGTATCTGTCTTGTCAAATAAATGTCAAGTGAAAGGTGTCTGCGGATTTAACAGCTACTGTAGGTTGGTGAATGACCAACCCAATTGCCTTTGTCTTCCTGGTTACAATTTCATCGATCCTGATCACAAGTTGGAGGGCTGCAGCAGAAACTTCACTATGGAAGGTTGCATCGTCAAGAAAGAACATTTTAAATATTTCATTTCTACAGTGGAGGATGTGGTGTTTCGAGACGATTGGTATGCCGCTTTATCGATCACTAAAGACGAATGCGGAAATGCTTGTTTGAACGACTGTAAATGTGAGGCCACAATGTTTCAAGATGGCAAGTGCAAGAAACTTATGCTTCCATTGAAGTATGGGAGATCAGACGGATCGGACTCTACCAGTTTCATCAAGATGGGTAATGAAAGTCCTGTGGATGCAAACACCAATTCCTCTCCAACTGCAACAAAGATGCCAGCTGTCGAAATCAAGAAAGAACCACGTGTGAAGGTTTTAACTGCAGGTATAGTTCTAATTACCACGTGTTTACTTGCCAGCATTGCTTTTTCCTGTTTTCTCATCTACAGGAATCGAGCACAAAGCTCTAAAAAGATGACAGAAGATAACAATTTGAGCTTGTCTGAGGAGATTGTTCTCCGATCATTTTCTTACAATGAGCTCGTAAAAGCAACTGACAATTTCAAGGAAGAGTTGGGAAAGGGTGCTTTTGGAACAGTTTACAAAGGGACCTTATACAACAGCAACAGAACGATTGCTGTAAAGCGACTTGAGAAATTGGTtgaagaaggagaaagggagTTTCGTGCTGAAACTAGGGCAATAGGGAGAACTCATCACAGGAACTTAGTACGATTGCTTGGCTTTTGTGATGAGGGTTCTTCAAGGCTTCTGGTTTATGAATACATGAGCAATGGATCTCTTGCAAACCTTCTATTCAGGTCCCAAAGCCGACCTGATTGGAAAGAAAGGGTGAGAATTGCACTAGATGTCGCCAGAGGAATCTTCTATCTACATGAAGACTGCGAGCCCCATATTATCCACTGTGATATAAAGCCTCAAAACATACTCATGGATGGCTTTTGGACTGCAAAGATATCCGATTTCGGTTTGGCAAAGCTGCTTTTGCCAGATCAAACAAGAACCTTTACTGGGGTGAGAGGGACAAGAGGGTACCTGGCACCTGAATGGTACAGGAACATACCGATATCAGTGAAGACAGATGTTTATAGCTATGGGATTGTGTTATTGGAAATTATATGTTGCAGGAGGTATATTGAGTTAGAGGTTCCAGATAATGAGATTGTTCTCACTGAATGGGTTTATAGCTGGTTCATGGCCGGAGAGTTGCATAAGCTTTTGGGCGGAGAAGAAGTGGAAGGGAGGATTTTGGATAGGATGGTAAAGGTGGGGTTGTGGTGTATTCAAGATGAACCAGCTCTTCGTCCTTCCATGAAgaatgtgattttgatgatggaaGGGAATGTGGACATTCCCATTCCCCCATCTCCGATTTCATCCATGAACATATCTTGATATGTATGCTTCCTTTAAATGCGTTGGTATTTTTATCTAAAGGTGTTGTCTTTCATGAAAATCAGTGTAAATTTTAAGTTCTTGTGATATCAATCATGtttctcatttgattttctttatcATTCTGAAGAGGTTTAATCTAAACAAATAAAACAATGCCATAAACATTTATTGTATAGAAATATTTTAGGAGTGTTTAATCTTACATTCTACTgctgaagatatatatatatatatataatgaaattcTATTGCTTAGATGATCATGGGCCGAGCATGCCCAAGTCATTGTCATTAGGACTAGCCCCGTTCATAGATGTGCTATGGTTGATGCAGCAGAGTAACTCCCTGGATTAAAAGACCTGCTAGGAttctattttataggatctgATTGCAAAGAGACATATACACATGAGATATAACAGCATGATTTGAAGCTGGGTGCTGTGGGCAATTCGTGCTACGAATGGTCTATATAATCTCTCTCCAGGCATGTGGaggagaaatgagaaggaaacGCGCCAAAGTGTTCACTATCAGTTTCTCAAGTCTTTCTAAGGAAACGCCAAACTGTTCACTATCAGTTTCTCAAGTCTTTCTAACATTACGCAAAGGAATCAAGTCATTTTAATGTGAggtgcatcatcatcatatcaAACTTAAATTAATTCAACAAAAAATGCCAGTTATACAGTTATATTTGCAATATAGTTACTGTTATCCTGAGACATAATTTTCATGACCTGTTCTTCTTAAAACAACACCTTATCTCAATTGCATGTAATCTAAGTAGCCACAGCCAATTTTTTTACCGCAGTTAGTCCTTAGAGCTTTGTGAAAATTAGTCCACAAGGATCTGTTTGTTTAACTGTTTAGTATAAGCTTTGGGGTGAGTTGACTAAATGgattgggcttttttttttcaaaagaagggCCACACCTATCATTGATAAGAGGAACAAACGATGTACATGATTGATTTCAGGTGGGAACCACAACAAAAATATTGGGCCACACCTATCATTGCAGCtaaaacagaaaacagaaaaataagaaaaacagaaCAGAAAAAGATTGCCCTATCTTTCCCACAGCTGCTTGAAACCCCCGAACAAAGtagaagaaaaaattgaaaaacaatGGAGATGTTTGAAAAATGTGAACACTTGGCAATGATGATTGTATTCAAGCAATGGTGATTAATTTTAACTAATACAACAAACTGGTATTTAAACATACAAAAAGAGAGTAGCAAATTGCATGAAATCTGGGGATTGCATGAAATCAGGGCGCTACATCTTTtctgatttcaaatttcaaacaccaCCTTCCCATCTTGTCTGATTTCAGATTTCAAACACCACCTTCCTTATCTTGTTGATCCTCCAACGTCTCCTTGTCTTGCTGGGTCTGAGTTGTGGGTCTGAGTTGTGCTAATACTCTCCCTCAAACGGTGCCGGGGTTGGAGGTAGAGTTTGGTTCGAAAGTAACTGAGACGTCCCTTGGACATTGGTTTAGTGAAGAGGTCTGCTACTTGATCATTAGTGgagatgtggtgagtgatgagaAAGCCAAGTGCAACACGTTCGCGCACAAAATGATAATCCAACTCAATATGTTTACTACGAGCATGAAACACTGGATTAACTGTCATATGAAGAGCACTAAGGTTGTCGCAGTAGAGAATCGGAGGAGAGGCAAGTGGAATGTGAAGATCTTTTAGAATAAATGTCATCCAAGTGAGTTCGGCTGTAGTGTTGGCCATGGCGCGATACTCCGCTTCGGTGTTGGATCGAGAGATGGTATGCTGTTTCTTTGCACACCAGGAGATGAGATTTCCTCCAAGAAACGTGCAATATCCAGTGGTGGAGTGCCTTGTGGTGGGACAGCCTGCCCAATCTGCATCTGAGAAAGCACATAGATCAAGTGTAGTATTGGAAGTAAAGTGTAAGCCTATGTCAATAGTCCCTTTGACGTATCTTAAGATACGACGAACCAATTTTAAATGCACGATAGTAAGAGAATGTATGAATTGAGATACATAGTTAACACTGTAGGAAAGATTTGGACGTGTGAGTGTTAGATACTGTAAAGCACCGACAAGTCCTCGAAAGTAACTTGGATCGTCCAACAAGATATCATTAGATGAGGTCTTGGTCTTTGCTTCAAGTGGTGTGCTCATGGGCTTACAGTTGCCCATGCTGGCTCGTTCAAGGATGGTAAGAGTATAGTGTCACTGGGACAGGTGGAGGCCAGCAGGTGTTTGAGGGATCTCGATCCCAAGAAAGTGATGAACTGGTCCTAAGTCCTTCATCGCAAATTCAAAACTCAGAAGCTGAATGAAGGTTGTAACAAGAGCAGTAGAGGATCCTGTGAGAagtatatcatctacataaagaaGGATTAGTGTACCAAAatcagaatgaaaaataaataaggatGGGTCTGCTAGACTGCAAAAGAAACCATATTTAAGAAGAAAAGCACTAAACCGATCAAACCAAGCAcaaggtgcttgtttgagaccataaagagccttttgaAGCTTGCAAACATGTGTTAGATATTAAGGGTCAACCATTCCTGGAAGTTGTTTTATGTAAATATCTTCCGAAATTAAACCATGCAGGAAAGCATTTTTTACGTCAAGTTGACGTATGGACCATTTCTGAACAAGTGCTATAGTGACGACTTTACAGATAGTTTCAGGTTTGATTACTGGAGAAAAGGTCTCGGTGTAGTCCAACCCATCAACTTGATGATACCCCTTTACTACAACTCGAGCTTTGAGACGATCTAGTGAGCCATCTGGTTTGAGTTTTGGCTTGAGCACCCATTTAGAACCAATAACATGCATGTTAGAAGTGCGAGGAACAAGTTGCCAAGTCTGATTTTTATGAAGAGCCTCAAGTTCCTCATCCATTGCAGCCTTCCAGCCAGGGTGAGCTAAGGTAGATCGAATATTATGAGGTTCACGAGGATATTGGCTGAGGATGTGGAGGAAGTCAAGGCATATTTTGGATTGACTTTAACAATTCTTCCATGTGAGCGAGTAACCATGGAATGTGAGAGGGGTGCTTGTACTTGTGGAGGTTGAATTATTTCAATTTGGGGCTGTGAGACTATATGAGAGGGCTCGGTCTTAGGTTGTGAAGAATGTGCGGGTTGCTCATGCATCTCAGACTCGAGTTGGAGTGACTCGTGCTCAAGGGGTGCTAACTCCATCTCAGACTCAGGTTCAGACCTGAGCTGCTGGGTCTCATGTCAACTTGTATTTTCAGTTGGGGAGAGAGAACGTGCCGAAGTTTTTGAATTTGGAGGGGATATTGACACTGCTGATAAAGGACTCAAACATGGTGGTGTAAGGGTTGGCAACTGAGTCTTTACAACGGGATTGGAGTCAGTAGGaggtaaccatgaatcaaagatgCTAATGACATATGATGTAGGAGGAGTAATGCTTtgattttgagtacgtttataagGAAAAAATAACTCATCAAAAACCACATGGTGGGAGATAAAAAAAATTTTGCTAGAGGGATGAAAACACTTGTATCCTTTATGTTTATCACTATAGCCTACAAAGATGCAAAGTACGGTTTTTAGATCAAACTTGTGTCGTCGTGTATCTTAGGTGTAAGGAAAACATTTAGACCCAAAGACACGAAGTGAAGAATAATCAAGATGAGTGCCATGCAGTGCAAAGTATGGAGTTTCAAAATTAAGAGCAGACAAAGGCAACCTAGTAATAAGGTAAACAACGGTAGTGAAAGCTTCGACCCATAAAAATAAAGGGGCACCACTGTGAAATAACGTAGTCATACCTAGTTCCCGTATTATCCTATATCGCCTTTCAACCATACCTGTTTGCTCTGGAGTATATGGGCATGATACTTGATGAATGATACTTGTGGAAAGAAAATGAGATGATAGCTTGGAGTTTATGAATTCTCCTCTTCCATCAGAGTGAAAAATCttgatttgtttgttgaattgtctAGTAACATATTGTTCAAAGATAAATAAGCATTTGCAAAATCAGATTTATGTTGTAAGGGAATGATCCAAGTATACTTAGAAAAGTCATCTACCAAACTTGCATAATATCTGAATTTTCCAATTGATAAAATAGGAGCAGGTCCCCACAAGTCAtaatgaattttttcaaaaataccaGAACTAGAATGTTCAGAACAGGAAAACGGTAATCTACTAAGCTTTTCTAATTGACAACTATCACAAATGTGTTCAGGTTTTACAACGCCTATAACATCAATCAATCCTTTATTGTTTAATAACTGTAAAACAGAAAACTGAGGATGTCCTAAGCGTTGATGCCAAACGTCAGTTGAGCCGGATTTGAATCGATGAGAAAAATAGAGCTCTGGTGAAGTGGGAAGAACATAAAGATCACCCTTGCGCCTCCCTATGATCACCGGTTGTCCAGTTTGTCGATCCTTAACACAAAAGTCAATATTagtaaattcacaattaataggAAACTGAGTTGTTAGCTGACTTACAGAGAGCAAATTTTGTTTTAAGTCAGGAACTAGTAGGACATCGTGAAGAGGTAAGGTATTATTTTTTTGCTTAATGCTAGAATCTACAATACCAAGAATTCATAAAGAAGATCCATCACTAATAAGAATTGAATATGCACCAAAGTAGTTGTGAATATTGGTTAACATACCTAGCTTACCTGTCATGTGGTTAGAAGCTCCTATATCTGAGGTCTACTCTGTTTCAGTGATGGTGTTTTCCAAGGTGAGAGCTGCAAGAGCTTGTGGTATGTCATCATGTTGAGTTGGTTTTTTGGGCACCCACCAACATAATTTTGCAATATGTTCCACCATGCCATAGTACTGGCATTTTTCTTCACGGTAAAGCTCTCGTTCTGCATACGGCGTTTTCCAAGTGGTGGAGGACGTCTTTGTTGAGAACCCAAAGTGGGCCTAGCAGAATAAGCATGGTTTCGTTCTTTTGGGTGTCGTGCCTGAAATCCTCTCCCAGTTGATATGAATTTTTGTTTGTTGCTATGATATCCTGAGGAGGATTGCTGGAAGCGCTGTTGTTGTTGCCCATAAAACGCCATTTGAGGAGTGAACGAGTTTGGGACATTTGTATGATTAGAGAACCAACTGCGTCGCTGATCAAGACTTTGGAGTTGTGAGACCAGCTCAGCATATGAAAGCCTTGGTGGCTTTAACAATACGGTAGTGGTGAAAGTTTCATGTTAAGGGCCAAGGTTAGTGAGAAGggagaaaactttttttttttttgtctaggaCAGGTTTCCCGATAGCTGCAAGACTATCGCATAAACCCTTGAAGGTGCGAATATGTTTTTCAATGGGTTTGTCATCTTCTTTGCGAAGATATATTACCTGTTGTCTAAGTGTGAATTTATGTTCTTGTGAATCTTCTGCATATGCATTCTTGAGTGCATCCCAGATAGCATGGGCTATGTCTAAGCTAACAACGAGGCCGAGAGTTTCTTCAGAGAGTATTCCAATTATCCACCCATGAAGAAGACGATCCGCCTTTCGCCAGACAATGTATGCTTTGGTTAATCTTGGTGCAGAACTTTCTGTATCTGTGATGTTATTTGAATCTGGTATGGTGTATTTGGTGGGGTAGGATCTTCATTAGTAAGGTGGCTGACCAGTTCTTGGCTTTCTGCAAGAGCCAAGGCTTATTCACGCCACAAGGGATAATTTGTAGGACTGAGTTTAAGGGTAATAAAGTTATCAACATTGAGAGATAGTGAAGTCATGGTTGCAAGGAACTGCTGGGTTGTGCCGTGTAGTCACACAGTGCTTTAATACTaagaagaaaaaattgaaaaacaatAGAGATGTTTGAAAAACGTGAACACTCGGCAATGGTGATTGTATTCAAGCAATGGTGATTAATTTTAACTAATATAGTGGACTGGTATTTAAACATACAAAAACAGAGTAGCAAATTGCATAAAATCAGGGGGAAATTGCATGAAATATGGCCGAATCAGGTTTGTGCAATGGAGTGGCAACGCCGGGATGGAAATGGAGGATGTGGTTGCATAGGATTTATCAGTTGCAGCGTAATGGCCGAATCAGGTTTGTGCATGTTCTAAGGGAAGGGAACTCGCCGGCGGATTTTTTGGCTCAATTAGGGAGCGATTCTCAATCTGGTGCATAGTTCGATCGGCCTTCAGAGCTGCCTCATCAGGTGAGTGGTTCCATTTTTCTTGATAAAGTTGGTTTGGGAAATCTTCAGTTGAGGTAACCCCCTGGCTCTGGATATAGCCCCTTGTTGATAGTTCTTTTATTTTCCGTTTTACGATAGGCCTTCGTCGGGGTATCTTTTTGTTTGCCTGGCTTAGGCCCGAATGAGCTGTATATGTTCCCATTGAATATATGAATGAatcctctttttgttttttttttttaaaaaaaaaaaaacaaagaaagaccATAGatttaatggctaggatttttcaaaaaaaaaaaaaaattgcatgaaATATGGGGATTGCATGAAATCAGTCTGGGGATTGCATCAAATCTGCATGAAATCTAGGGATTGCATGAAATTAGGGCGCTGCATCTTGtctgatttcaaatttcaaacaccaCCTTCCCATCTTGtctgatttcaaatttcaaacaccaCCTTCCTTATTTTGTCGACCCTCCAACGTCTCCTTGTCTCGCTGGGTCTGAGTTGTGCTAATAAGAGCAAGCTGCCCGAACCTGAAATGGGCCAGGAGCTGCCCTGCCTGAGCCGGAAATCAAACTCCCAAATGGATTAGGTATTTGGATTGGTTTGTAATTTCCCAAGGATGGCTCATTAGGTAGTGAAAACATGGAAACATGGGTCCAAAAAGTGAGTTTAGATTCTAAACTCAAGAAGGCCGCATGACTCGAAATAGTAAGGATTGAACGTTCGCCATGGAAACATTTGTGAggctgtagaagttttggattaggctaatatttttgtgttttcaatacATTGTGATAGG
This window encodes:
- the LOC131244263 gene encoding G-type lectin S-receptor-like serine/threonine-protein kinase LECRK3 — encoded protein: MATILAFLLFLSTFSTATAQPKHLNITIDSYISATTHSTSWSSPSGLFSFGFYREGAGFRVGIWLETSPNKTIVWTANQDDPPVSGNSTLVLMKKGFSLRTAGAQDKFFPSEFSSRYFLSSVSMLDSGNLVLYNSDYEIVWESFDHPTDTILGGQSLRTGNQLFSSASETDHSIGRFQLSMQSDGNLVLYPKNHTTSTSIDAYWAAATNQEESISLHLYPDGFMYLVNDTGYNKNFLKRGAVANNGTVIYRATIDVDGIFRLYSHRFTRNSISTTMIEVSVLSNKCQVKGVCGFNSYCRLVNDQPNCLCLPGYNFIDPDHKLEGCSRNFTMEGCIVKKEHFKYFISTVEDVVFRDDWYAALSITKDECGNACLNDCKCEATMFQDGKCKKLMLPLKYGRSDGSDSTSFIKMGNESPVDANTNSSPTATKMPAVEIKKEPRVKVLTAGIVLITTCLLASIAFSCFLIYRNRAQSSKKMTEDNNLSLSEEIVLRSFSYNELVKATDNFKEELGKGAFGTVYKGTLYNSNRTIAVKRLEKLVEEGEREFRAETRAIGRTHHRNLVRLLGFCDEGSSRLLVYEYMSNGSLANLLFRSQSRPDWKERVRIALDVARGIFYLHEDCEPHIIHCDIKPQNILMDGFWTAKISDFGLAKLLLPDQTRTFTGVRGTRGYLAPEWYRNIPISVKTDVYSYGIVLLEIICCRRYIELEVPDNEIVLTEWVYSWFMAGELHKLLGGEEVEGRILDRMVKVGLWCIQDEPALRPSMKNVILMMEGNVDIPIPPSPISSMNIS